The following coding sequences lie in one Streptomyces sp. NBC_00510 genomic window:
- a CDS encoding LCP family protein, whose amino-acid sequence MDRHDGSDIDPADQWVLDPETGSYRLRLDSDAPPAPTVPRQGGRRARREEQRPIPEPGGRRRGGPPTSRKAKRSTKRKVLMWTAGTLGFVLLAGSAGAYFLYRHLDGNIATVDVGTAGSKQATSKDAVNILVIGTDSRKGLGGKYGDAGSVGHADTTILFHVAKDRSNATAMSIPRDMVTGIPDCPTKQKDGSLKTIPGTPQRATTPRFNESLGQEGRDPGCTMRTVTKITGLPIDHFVLVNFEAVKTLSTAVGGVPICLTHPIHDTTDKGEGSHLNLPAGPNKVQGEQALAFVRTRHSLKNGSDLDRIDLQKQFLASMIRQMKSGDTLTDPGKLFQLANAATKSLTVDTGIGGVGKLTDLAKDLNRVDPAHITFTTLPVVDNPAEVGYHATVVVDDTKAPALFKAIKGDVSLTAAKKKPAAADSKLRGAKADPAQVRVVVYNAGGPQGAAQDTLEWLQNTEGVSHSTNGGNAPGGKQDRTTLAYGPDQADQARALAAMMGLPSGALHPATADAGPSADMTLTLGGDYLGAGKPLADPDAVPDDIPQSHADKKACVG is encoded by the coding sequence GTGGACAGGCACGACGGCAGCGACATCGACCCCGCGGACCAGTGGGTCCTCGACCCGGAGACCGGTTCCTACCGGCTGCGGCTGGACTCCGACGCCCCACCGGCGCCCACGGTGCCCCGGCAGGGCGGGCGGCGGGCACGCCGCGAGGAGCAGCGGCCCATACCCGAGCCGGGCGGCCGCCGCCGCGGCGGGCCCCCGACGTCCCGCAAGGCCAAGCGGTCCACGAAGCGGAAGGTCCTGATGTGGACCGCGGGCACGCTCGGTTTCGTACTGCTCGCGGGCAGCGCGGGGGCCTACTTCCTGTACCGGCATCTCGACGGGAACATCGCCACCGTGGACGTCGGCACGGCGGGCAGCAAGCAAGCGACCAGCAAGGACGCGGTGAACATCCTGGTCATCGGCACCGACAGCCGCAAAGGCCTGGGCGGGAAGTACGGGGACGCCGGCAGCGTCGGCCACGCGGACACCACGATCCTCTTCCACGTGGCGAAGGACCGGTCGAACGCGACCGCGATGAGCATCCCGCGCGACATGGTCACCGGTATCCCGGACTGCCCGACCAAGCAGAAGGACGGCTCCCTCAAGACGATCCCCGGCACCCCCCAGCGCGCCACCACCCCGCGCTTCAACGAGAGCCTGGGCCAGGAGGGCCGCGACCCGGGCTGCACCATGCGGACCGTCACGAAGATCACCGGCCTGCCGATCGACCACTTCGTGCTGGTCAACTTCGAGGCCGTGAAGACCCTTTCCACGGCGGTCGGCGGGGTGCCGATCTGTCTCACCCACCCCATCCACGACACGACCGACAAGGGGGAGGGCTCGCATCTGAACCTGCCCGCGGGACCGAACAAGGTCCAGGGCGAGCAGGCCCTGGCCTTCGTCAGGACGCGGCACTCGCTGAAGAACGGCAGCGACCTGGACCGCATCGACCTGCAGAAGCAGTTCCTGGCGTCGATGATCCGCCAGATGAAGTCCGGTGACACCCTCACCGACCCCGGGAAGCTCTTCCAGCTGGCGAACGCCGCCACCAAGTCGCTCACGGTGGACACCGGCATCGGCGGCGTCGGGAAGCTCACCGACCTCGCCAAGGACCTCAACCGGGTCGACCCCGCGCACATCACCTTCACGACGCTCCCGGTCGTCGACAACCCGGCCGAGGTGGGTTACCACGCGACGGTCGTCGTGGACGACACGAAGGCGCCCGCGCTCTTCAAGGCGATCAAGGGCGACGTCTCGCTGACCGCCGCGAAGAAGAAGCCCGCGGCCGCCGACTCCAAGCTCCGCGGCGCCAAGGCGGACCCGGCGCAGGTCCGGGTCGTCGTCTACAACGCCGGCGGCCCCCAGGGCGCGGCGCAGGACACCCTGGAGTGGCTGCAGAACACCGAGGGCGTCTCCCACTCCACCAACGGCGGCAACGCGCCCGGGGGGAAGCAGGACCGTACGACCCTGGCCTACGGCCCCGACCAGGCGGACCAGGCCCGGGCACTGGCCGCGATGATGGGCCTGCCGTCCGGCGCCCTGCACCCCGCCACGGCCGATGCCGGACCCAGCGCGGACATGACCCTCACCCTCGGCGGTGACTACCTGGGCGCCGGGAAGCCGCTCGCCGACCCGGACGCGGTCCCGGACGACATCCCGCAGTCGCACGCCGACAAGAAGGCGTGCGTCGGCTGA
- the murJ gene encoding murein biosynthesis integral membrane protein MurJ, with product MAAGSVVSRATGFVRSATVAAALGVGLAADGYSVGNSVPTIVYMLLLGGALNAVFVPELVRAAKEHEDGGAAYTDRLLTVCTAALLVITTAAVLAAPAIVAAYTGYTGAQAATTVAFARSCLPQILFLGLFTLLGQVLGARGRFGAMMWTPVLNNLVVIAVFGLYLVTAGTGGGLTAGETALLGWGTTAGIAVQALALVPSLRAARFRWRPRFDWRGSGLARPLRSAGWLVLLVLTNQVAYWVVTRLATSAGQRAAALGIDGGAGFTAYNNAYLLWAVPHGIVTVSLVTALLPRMSAAAADGDPARVRRDVSYALRSSSAMVVPAACALLALAAPAMALVFEHGRTDAADVAVMANALVAFAPGLVAFSGQYVLSRTFYALGDTRTPFLLNLVISGLNAGLSVTAYLLLPARWAVTGMAAAYSVALFAGWAVTAFVLDRRLAAPDGGPGPWRSPTAGSLARLLLVAVPAAALGRIAAGLAAPPGPLAAVAAGAAAVVLVFAAAARPLRLTEVEAARRALLGKLRRGAR from the coding sequence ATGGCGGCGGGTTCGGTGGTCTCCCGCGCGACCGGCTTCGTGCGGTCCGCGACCGTCGCCGCGGCGCTCGGCGTCGGCCTGGCCGCCGACGGCTACTCCGTCGGCAACTCGGTGCCCACGATCGTCTACATGCTGCTGCTGGGCGGCGCCCTCAACGCGGTGTTCGTGCCCGAACTGGTCAGGGCCGCCAAGGAGCACGAGGACGGCGGGGCCGCCTACACCGACCGGCTGCTGACCGTGTGCACCGCCGCGCTGCTGGTGATCACGACGGCGGCCGTGCTCGCCGCCCCCGCGATCGTGGCCGCGTACACCGGTTACACCGGGGCGCAGGCCGCGACCACGGTGGCCTTCGCGCGCTCCTGCCTGCCCCAGATCCTCTTCCTCGGCCTGTTCACGCTGCTCGGCCAAGTGCTGGGCGCCCGCGGCCGGTTCGGCGCGATGATGTGGACGCCCGTCCTCAACAACCTCGTCGTCATCGCCGTCTTCGGTCTCTACCTGGTCACCGCCGGCACCGGCGGCGGACTGACCGCCGGTGAGACCGCGCTGCTCGGCTGGGGCACCACGGCCGGCATCGCGGTGCAGGCGCTGGCGCTGGTGCCCTCGCTGCGGGCGGCACGCTTCCGCTGGCGGCCGCGGTTCGACTGGCGGGGCAGCGGGCTGGCCCGGCCGCTGCGCTCCGCCGGGTGGCTGGTGCTGCTGGTGCTCACCAACCAGGTCGCCTACTGGGTGGTGACCCGGCTCGCCACGTCCGCGGGACAGCGCGCCGCGGCCCTCGGCATCGACGGCGGCGCCGGCTTCACCGCGTACAACAACGCCTATCTGCTGTGGGCCGTGCCGCACGGCATCGTGACGGTCTCGCTGGTCACCGCCCTGCTGCCGAGGATGAGCGCGGCGGCGGCCGACGGCGACCCGGCACGGGTGCGCCGCGACGTCTCGTACGCGCTGCGCAGCAGCTCCGCGATGGTGGTGCCCGCCGCGTGCGCGCTGCTGGCGCTCGCCGCGCCGGCGATGGCCCTGGTCTTCGAGCACGGCAGGACCGACGCCGCCGACGTCGCGGTCATGGCTAACGCGCTGGTGGCCTTCGCCCCCGGCCTCGTCGCCTTCTCCGGGCAGTACGTGCTGTCGCGCACCTTCTACGCGCTCGGCGACACCCGTACCCCCTTCCTGCTCAACCTGGTGATCTCCGGGCTCAACGCGGGGCTGTCCGTCACCGCCTACCTGCTGCTGCCCGCGCGCTGGGCGGTCACCGGCATGGCGGCGGCGTACTCGGTGGCGCTCTTCGCGGGATGGGCGGTCACGGCGTTCGTGCTGGACCGCAGGCTGGCGGCGCCGGACGGCGGCCCAGGACCGTGGCGGTCGCCGACCGCGGGCTCGCTGGCCCGGCTGCTGCTCGTCGCGGTGCCCGCCGCCGCCCTGGGCCGGATCGCGGCCGGCCTCGCCGCGCCACCGGGGCCGCTCGCCGCCGTGGCGGCCGGGGCGGCCGCCGTGGTGCTGGTCTTCGCGGCCGCGGCCCGCCCGCTGCGGCTGACCGAGGTCGAGGCCGCCCGACGGGCCCTGCTCGGCAAACTGCGGCGCGGTGCACGATGA
- a CDS encoding response regulator transcription factor: MPRVLLIEDDPSVREGVELGLRRRGHEVRTAATGEAGLAAVGEFQPDLLLLDLMLPGMNGVQVCRQVRETSQLPIIMLTARGDDFDVVVGLEAGADDYIVKPARTEVIEARIRAVLRRIEEPGGRPAVEFHGDLAVDRAGLGVAKSGQRLALAPSELKLLLFLTAAPEQVFSRQQLLEHVWEHSYHADARLVDACVRRLRNKIEDVPGDPRYIQTLRGFGYRFGPL, encoded by the coding sequence ATGCCACGCGTTCTTCTGATCGAAGACGACCCCTCCGTGCGCGAAGGTGTCGAACTGGGCCTGCGCCGCCGCGGTCACGAGGTACGGACGGCCGCGACCGGCGAGGCCGGGCTCGCCGCCGTCGGCGAGTTCCAGCCCGATCTGCTGCTGCTGGACCTGATGCTGCCCGGCATGAACGGCGTCCAGGTCTGCCGCCAGGTGCGCGAGACGAGCCAGTTGCCGATCATCATGCTCACCGCCCGCGGCGACGACTTCGACGTCGTCGTCGGGCTGGAGGCCGGGGCCGACGACTACATCGTCAAACCCGCCCGCACCGAGGTGATCGAGGCCCGCATCCGCGCCGTGCTGCGCCGCATCGAGGAGCCGGGAGGCCGCCCGGCCGTCGAGTTCCACGGCGACCTCGCCGTCGACCGGGCCGGACTCGGCGTCGCCAAGTCCGGGCAGCGGCTGGCGCTCGCACCCTCCGAGCTGAAGCTGCTGCTGTTCCTGACCGCCGCGCCCGAACAGGTCTTCAGCCGCCAGCAGTTGCTGGAGCACGTGTGGGAGCACAGCTACCACGCGGACGCCCGGCTGGTCGACGCCTGCGTCCGGCGGCTGCGCAACAAGATCGAGGACGTACCCGGCGACCCCCGCTACATACAGACGCTGCGCGGCTTCGGCTACCGCTTCGGGCCGCTGTGA
- a CDS encoding DUF1152 domain-containing protein yields MFSLLEPALFTRLRDARRVLVAGAGGGFDVYAGLPIALALRETGKEVHLANLSFADLYGLDPGVWLDHDVAAVRPSTAARGDYFPERTLARWLESQGLPSTVYALCRAGVEPLRAAYRALIGHLGGVDAVVLVDGGTDILMRGDESGLGTPEEDMASLAAVGGLTGVPQRLVACLGFGVDAYHGVNHSLVLENLAALERDGAYLGAFSLPRDSREGRLYLAAVAHAQEATPDHPSIVHGSVAAAVRGDFGNVRFTERTRHSELFVNPLMAVYFCVDAVGLAARNLYLDRLEGTQLTRQISSVVEEFRDELPRQRPPRTFPH; encoded by the coding sequence GTGTTCTCCCTCCTCGAACCCGCCCTGTTCACCCGGCTGCGCGACGCGCGGCGGGTCCTCGTCGCCGGCGCCGGCGGCGGCTTCGACGTCTACGCCGGGCTGCCGATCGCGCTCGCGCTGCGCGAGACGGGCAAGGAGGTCCACCTGGCCAACCTCTCCTTCGCGGACCTGTACGGCCTGGACCCAGGCGTGTGGCTGGACCACGACGTCGCCGCCGTGCGCCCCTCGACGGCCGCGCGCGGCGACTACTTCCCCGAACGGACCCTCGCCCGCTGGCTGGAGTCGCAGGGCCTGCCCTCGACCGTGTACGCGCTGTGCCGCGCGGGCGTCGAACCGCTGCGGGCCGCGTACCGGGCGCTGATCGGCCACCTCGGCGGGGTCGACGCGGTCGTGCTGGTGGACGGCGGCACCGACATCCTCATGCGCGGCGACGAGAGCGGACTCGGCACGCCGGAGGAGGACATGGCCAGCCTTGCCGCGGTGGGCGGGCTCACCGGCGTCCCGCAGCGGCTGGTGGCCTGCCTCGGCTTCGGCGTCGACGCGTACCACGGGGTGAACCACTCCCTGGTGCTGGAGAACCTGGCGGCCCTGGAGCGGGACGGGGCGTACCTCGGCGCGTTCTCACTGCCCCGCGACAGCCGTGAGGGGCGGCTCTACCTCGCGGCTGTCGCGCACGCCCAGGAGGCGACCCCGGACCACCCGAGCATCGTCCACGGTTCGGTCGCGGCCGCGGTGCGCGGCGACTTCGGGAACGTACGGTTCACCGAGCGCACCCGGCACAGCGAACTGTTCGTCAACCCGCTGATGGCGGTCTACTTCTGCGTGGACGCGGTCGGCCTGGCCGCCCGCAACCTCTACCTCGACCGGCTGGAGGGGACGCAGCTCACCCGGCAGATCAGCTCGGTCGTCGAGGAGTTCCGCGACGAACTGCCGCGCCAACGGCCGCCGCGGACGTTCCCGCACTGA
- a CDS encoding peptidoglycan bridge formation glycyltransferase FemA/FemB family protein translates to MAALLVTAGCGPRQAWLRPVDTGTYRSFLASRTGSALGPGFLQCPSWARVKPGWRPHLLGWGPRDGTGPGAGELRGGALVLLRQFPGTRKSFAYLPEGPVADWADPDVDAWLTPLLQHLRGLGAFAVRIGPSPAHRRWDAAALKAATGLGRRLSDVLACEVDPLGTVVAERLRARGWRRCGGDGPDGGADADAQPRHVFRVPLAGRSADDLWSGLNQEWRRNIRRAGKSGVEVTVGGAADLPEFFRLLRITEERDGFRLGRSLEYYQRQYAALNAEEPGRMKLYLARHQGEVLAAHTMITMGRRVWYQTGASADHRREVRPSNALQWRMLRDAHEQGALEYDMRGVPSTLDPEDRAFGLTRWKLGTGGQVVETLGEWETALDGTANHTLYRAFQAYMARR, encoded by the coding sequence GTGGCAGCGCTGCTCGTGACGGCGGGCTGCGGCCCCCGGCAGGCCTGGCTCCGGCCGGTCGACACCGGGACGTACCGCTCGTTCCTGGCGTCCCGGACCGGCTCGGCGCTCGGTCCCGGCTTCCTGCAGTGCCCCTCCTGGGCCCGGGTGAAGCCGGGCTGGCGGCCCCACCTGCTCGGCTGGGGACCGCGCGACGGCACCGGGCCCGGGGCCGGCGAACTGCGCGGGGGCGCGCTGGTGCTGCTGCGGCAGTTCCCCGGGACGCGGAAGTCCTTCGCCTACCTGCCCGAGGGGCCGGTCGCCGACTGGGCCGACCCGGACGTCGACGCCTGGCTGACCCCGCTCCTGCAGCACCTGCGCGGACTCGGGGCCTTCGCCGTGCGCATCGGCCCCTCGCCCGCCCACCGCCGCTGGGACGCCGCCGCGCTGAAGGCCGCGACCGGCCTCGGCCGGCGCCTGTCCGACGTCCTGGCGTGCGAGGTCGACCCTCTCGGCACGGTCGTGGCCGAGCGGCTGCGGGCCCGCGGCTGGCGGCGCTGCGGCGGCGACGGCCCGGACGGCGGCGCGGACGCGGACGCCCAGCCCCGCCACGTCTTCCGGGTCCCGCTGGCCGGCCGCAGCGCCGACGACCTGTGGTCGGGACTCAACCAGGAGTGGCGCCGCAACATACGGCGGGCGGGGAAGTCGGGCGTCGAGGTGACCGTGGGCGGCGCGGCGGACCTCCCCGAGTTCTTCCGGCTGCTGCGGATCACCGAGGAGCGCGACGGCTTCCGGCTGGGCCGCTCGCTGGAGTACTACCAGCGCCAGTACGCGGCCCTCAACGCCGAGGAGCCGGGCCGGATGAAGCTCTACCTCGCCCGCCACCAGGGCGAGGTGCTCGCCGCCCACACCATGATCACCATGGGCCGGCGGGTCTGGTACCAGACGGGGGCCTCGGCGGACCACCGCCGCGAGGTCCGCCCCTCCAACGCCCTGCAGTGGCGGATGCTGCGGGACGCCCACGAACAGGGCGCACTGGAGTACGACATGCGCGGGGTACCCTCCACACTCGACCCGGAGGACCGGGCGTTCGGCCTCACCCGATGGAAGCTCGGCACCGGCGGGCAGGTCGTCGAGACCCTGGGGGAATGGGAGACGGCCTTGGACGGCACCGCCAACCACACGCTCTACCGGGCGTTCCAGGCCTACATGGCGCGCCGGTGA
- a CDS encoding Ig-like domain-containing protein — MGPIRQTRLRTAAVAAAAVLSAVLTACSGSAPAVTHAGGDAGPPKERAATVTVTPHGGRVRAGEPVRVTAKGGTLTTVTVAGPHGKGVTGTLSADRRTWTSDRNVVPGASYTVEAVTRTPGGTTGTSESSFTTAAAGKVNKVDWRPGDGATVGVAQPVSLVFDNPVTDKAAVEKQLKVTTSDGTEGSWGWLKDYSGRDRVDWRPRQYWRPGTEVTLDARLDGTDSGPGGGWFVRDYRASFTVGARQVVEVDLDRKRLTLQRDGKTVRTVPVSGGTPGPDTGSWRGTAVVLAKEGTVRMNSETVGLGDAYDETVHDSIRLTWSGMYAHAAPWNAAFFGRANRSHGCVGMSDADADWLYSQVRVGDPFEITGSEAKGTVAPNNGFGDWNVDWDRWQEKSALN; from the coding sequence GTGGGCCCGATACGCCAGACCCGTCTGCGCACCGCGGCCGTCGCGGCCGCCGCCGTACTGTCCGCCGTGCTGACCGCCTGTTCGGGCAGCGCCCCGGCGGTGACGCACGCGGGCGGCGACGCGGGGCCGCCGAAGGAGCGGGCGGCGACCGTCACCGTCACCCCGCACGGGGGGCGGGTCAGGGCCGGCGAGCCCGTCCGGGTCACCGCGAAGGGCGGCACCCTCACGACGGTCACCGTCGCCGGGCCGCACGGCAAGGGTGTGACCGGCACCCTGTCCGCGGACCGCCGCACCTGGACCTCGGACCGCAACGTGGTGCCCGGCGCCTCGTACACCGTCGAGGCCGTCACCCGCACCCCGGGCGGGACCACCGGCACCAGCGAGTCCAGCTTCACCACGGCCGCCGCGGGAAAGGTCAACAAGGTGGACTGGCGGCCCGGCGACGGCGCCACGGTCGGCGTGGCCCAGCCGGTCTCCCTCGTCTTCGACAACCCGGTGACCGACAAGGCCGCCGTGGAGAAGCAGCTCAAGGTGACCACCTCCGACGGCACCGAGGGCTCCTGGGGCTGGCTGAAGGACTACTCCGGCCGGGACCGTGTGGACTGGCGGCCCAGGCAGTACTGGCGTCCGGGCACCGAGGTCACCCTGGACGCCCGCCTGGACGGCACCGACTCCGGACCGGGCGGCGGCTGGTTCGTCCGCGACTACCGGGCCTCCTTCACCGTCGGCGCCCGGCAGGTGGTCGAGGTCGACCTCGACCGCAAGCGGCTCACCCTGCAGCGCGACGGCAAGACGGTGCGCACGGTCCCGGTCTCCGGCGGCACCCCCGGACCGGACACCGGTTCGTGGCGCGGCACGGCGGTGGTGCTGGCCAAGGAGGGCACGGTCCGGATGAACTCCGAGACGGTCGGCCTCGGCGACGCCTACGACGAGACGGTCCACGATTCGATCCGGCTGACCTGGTCCGGGATGTACGCGCACGCCGCCCCCTGGAACGCCGCGTTCTTCGGCCGGGCCAACCGCAGCCACGGCTGCGTCGGGATGAGCGACGCCGACGCGGACTGGCTGTACTCCCAGGTCCGGGTCGGCGACCCCTTCGAGATCACGGGGTCGGAGGCCAAGGGCACGGTCGCGCCGAACAACGGCTTCGGCGACTGGAACGTGGACTGGGACCGGTGGCAGGAGAAGAGCGCGCTGAACTGA
- a CDS encoding alpha/beta hydrolase has product MVTETDIALADGRTLHVYDTGPGGPGGGQDGAEPAVLWHHGTPNIGTPPEPLFAAAAGHGIRWVGYDRPGYGGSTPRPGRDVASAAGDAAAVADALGIGRFAVMGHSGGGPHALACAALLPDRVLAVVSGSGLAPFGAEGLDWFAGMGPSGAAELGAAVRGRAALEAQLASGDFDPELFTPGDHAALAGAWGWLGDVAGKGIESDQGGMVDDDLAYVAPWGFDLARAAAPVLVLHGEADRMVPAAHGVWLSRRCPDAELWLRPGEGHISVLGSAAAALDWLAERSRRG; this is encoded by the coding sequence ATGGTGACGGAGACGGATATCGCACTCGCCGACGGGCGGACGCTGCACGTGTACGACACCGGGCCGGGCGGGCCGGGAGGCGGACAGGACGGCGCGGAGCCGGCCGTCCTGTGGCATCACGGCACGCCCAACATCGGCACGCCCCCCGAGCCGCTCTTCGCGGCGGCAGCCGGGCACGGCATCCGGTGGGTGGGCTACGACCGCCCGGGATACGGCGGTTCGACGCCTCGTCCGGGCCGGGACGTCGCCTCGGCCGCGGGTGACGCGGCGGCCGTCGCCGACGCCCTGGGCATCGGCCGCTTCGCGGTGATGGGCCACTCCGGCGGCGGCCCGCACGCGCTGGCCTGCGCGGCCCTGCTGCCGGACCGCGTCCTGGCGGTGGTCAGCGGGTCCGGCCTGGCGCCGTTCGGTGCGGAGGGGCTCGACTGGTTCGCCGGGATGGGGCCGTCCGGCGCGGCGGAACTCGGCGCGGCGGTCCGGGGGCGGGCGGCGCTCGAGGCGCAGCTGGCCTCCGGTGACTTCGACCCCGAGCTCTTCACCCCCGGGGACCACGCCGCGCTGGCGGGTGCGTGGGGATGGCTGGGTGACGTCGCGGGCAAGGGGATCGAGAGCGACCAGGGCGGCATGGTCGACGACGACCTCGCCTATGTGGCGCCGTGGGGCTTCGACCTGGCGCGGGCCGCCGCGCCCGTCCTGGTCCTGCACGGCGAGGCGGACCGCATGGTGCCCGCCGCGCACGGCGTGTGGCTGTCCCGGCGGTGCCCGGACGCGGAGCTGTGGCTGCGGCCCGGCGAGGGGCACATCTCGGTCCTCGGCTCCGCCGCCGCCGCGCTGGACTGGCTCGCCGAGCGGTCCCGGCGGGGCTGA
- a CDS encoding SDR family NAD(P)-dependent oxidoreductase, translating to MTGSGFTAQSTAAEVAGGIDLTGRRAVVTGAASGIGLETARALAGAGAEVTLAVRDTAAGERAAADVAAGGGRVLVAPLDLADQRSVAAFAAAWHGPLDVLVNNAGVMMTPQTRTPEGWELQFATNHLGHFALTTRLRPALAAAGRARVVSLSSVAHLRSPVHFDDLHFRVRPYDAGLAYAQSKTANVLFAVEASRRWAADGVTVNAVHPGAVLGTNLSRHLTREALDAAAASGGHTFKTPQQGAATVVFVATAPRLECVGGRYFEDCAEAHRHIPGTSGGVADHALDPDAAALLWQVSLDALAADVRG from the coding sequence ATGACCGGCTCCGGCTTCACCGCACAGTCCACCGCCGCCGAGGTCGCCGGCGGCATCGACCTCACCGGCCGCCGCGCCGTCGTCACCGGCGCGGCCTCCGGCATCGGCCTGGAGACCGCCCGTGCCCTGGCCGGCGCCGGCGCCGAGGTCACCCTCGCGGTACGGGACACCGCCGCCGGCGAACGGGCGGCCGCGGACGTCGCGGCCGGCGGCGGGCGGGTCCTGGTCGCCCCCCTCGACCTCGCGGACCAGCGCTCGGTGGCGGCCTTCGCCGCCGCCTGGCACGGCCCCCTGGACGTCCTCGTCAACAACGCCGGGGTGATGATGACCCCGCAGACGCGCACGCCCGAGGGCTGGGAGCTGCAGTTCGCGACCAACCACCTCGGGCACTTCGCGCTCACCACCCGCCTGCGCCCGGCCCTGGCCGCCGCGGGCCGCGCCCGCGTGGTCTCCCTCAGCTCGGTCGCCCACCTGCGCAGCCCGGTGCACTTCGACGACCTCCACTTCCGTGTCCGCCCGTACGACGCCGGCCTCGCCTACGCCCAGTCCAAGACGGCCAACGTCCTCTTCGCGGTGGAGGCCAGCCGGCGCTGGGCCGCCGACGGTGTGACCGTCAACGCCGTCCACCCGGGGGCGGTCCTGGGCACCAACCTGTCGCGGCACCTCACCCGCGAGGCCCTGGACGCCGCCGCCGCGTCCGGCGGCCACACCTTCAAGACCCCGCAACAGGGGGCCGCCACCGTCGTGTTCGTCGCCACCGCGCCCCGGCTGGAGTGCGTCGGGGGGCGCTACTTCGAGGACTGCGCCGAGGCCCACCGCCACATCCCCGGGACCTCCGGCGGGGTCGCCGACCACGCGCTGGACCCGGACGCGGCCGCGCTGCTGTGGCAGGTGTCCCTGGACGCCCTCGCGGCGGACGTGCGCGGTTGA
- a CDS encoding ester cyclase yields the protein MSRSDNLSVLEGFGTAVNSGHLGEIGEYVASGSVDHDPAPGQGPGPEGYEEMFGAMRRAFPDLHVEVEHVMATDNEIAFAYTITGTHLGELMGHAPTGRTVSYRGMQISRFEDGKMVERWGSSDELGMLRQLGVVA from the coding sequence ATGTCCCGCAGCGACAACCTCTCCGTCCTGGAGGGCTTCGGTACGGCGGTGAACAGCGGCCACCTCGGCGAGATCGGCGAGTACGTCGCGTCCGGCTCGGTGGACCACGACCCCGCTCCGGGGCAGGGCCCCGGGCCGGAGGGGTACGAGGAGATGTTCGGCGCGATGCGGCGGGCCTTCCCCGATCTGCACGTCGAGGTCGAGCACGTCATGGCCACCGACAACGAGATCGCCTTCGCGTACACCATCACCGGCACGCACCTCGGCGAGCTGATGGGTCACGCCCCCACGGGCCGGACCGTCAGCTACCGGGGCATGCAGATCAGCCGGTTCGAGGACGGGAAGATGGTCGAGCGCTGGGGGAGCAGCGACGAACTCGGCATGCTGCGCCAGCTCGGCGTCGTCGCCTGA